From the genome of Pogona vitticeps strain Pit_001003342236 chromosome 10, PviZW2.1, whole genome shotgun sequence, one region includes:
- the MATCAP1 gene encoding microtubule-associated tyrosine carboxypeptidase 1 isoform X3, which yields MFLGQSCNSRGEVAIGIINAVLEKYGTYESFEATNGGKLLSKSQIWSIIRKYMQKEGCSGEVVVQLTEDLLSQAVMMVENSRPTLAINLSGARQNWLEGMLRHEIGTHYLRGVNNAHQPWHSLEGRKQYGLKPANPTEEGLASLHSVLFRKQPFLWRAALLYYTIFQAGRMSFCALFHDLERYVQDPGVRWEYCVRAKRGQADTSGPGCFSKDQVYLDGILRILRHRQTIDFPLLAALGKVSYEDVDHLKQYGALEKARIPHFMQDTERYMQQLDHIVATNCLSDEELEQLLPA from the exons atgtttttggggcAGAGCTGCAACAGCAGAGGCGAGGTG GCGATTGGAATCATCAATGCCGTCCTGGAGAAATATGGTACCTATGAGAGCTTTGAGGCGACCAATGGAGGGAAGCTGCTCAGCAAAAGCCAGATCTGGTCCATCATCAGGAAGTACATGCAGAAGGAAGGCTGCTCTGGAGAG GTGGTGGTTCAGCTCACAGAGGACCTGCTGTCCCAGGCAGTGATGATGGTGGAAAACAGCCGACCCACCTTAGCCATCAACCTCTCTGGAGCTCGTCAGAACTGGCTGGAAGGCATGTTGCGTCATGAAATAG GCACTCACTACCTCCGTGGAGTGAACAACGCCCACCAGCCCTGGCACAGCCTGGAAGGCCGCAAGCAGTACGGCCTGAAGCCAGCCAACCCCACCGAGGAAGGTCTGGCCAGCCTGCACAGTGTCCTCTTCCGGAAGCAGCCCTTCCTGTGGCGAGCCGCCCTTCTGTACTACACCATCTTCCAGGCCGGCCGCATGTCCTTCTGTGCACTTTTCCATGATCTGGAGCGCTACGTGCAGGACCCAGGGGTGCGATGGGAGTATTGCGTGCGGGCCAAGCGGGGCCAGGCCGACACCTCAGGGCCAG GGTGTTTCAGCAAAGATCAAGTCTACTTGGATGGAATTCTCCGCATCCTGAGACATCGCCAAACCATTGACTTCCCGTTACTGGCAGCACTGGGGAAG GTCTCGTATGAAGACGTGGATCACCTGAAGCAGTATGGGGCTCTGGAGAAGGCTCGGATCCCTCACTTCATGCAGGACACTGAGCGGTATATGCAGCAGCTGGACCACATTGTGGCCACCAACTGCCTCAGCGATGAAGAGCTGGAGCAGCTGCTGCCAGCCTGA
- the LOC110081268 gene encoding fatty acyl-CoA hydrolase precursor, medium chain produces MSKPPLLLLLALVASASWRGPALAAEGQPAAPPEVLTALGRLRGRQVNVPGAERRVDVFLGVPYAKAPVGPLRFSPPQPAEPWRELRSATSYPPMCLQDPGVAQRLSDAFTNEEEKVSLRNSEDCLYLNIYTPTRSDSKVRLPVMVWIHGGGLLLGAASTYDGSALAAYENVVVVAIQYRLGILGFYSTGDEHSHGNWGFLDQVAALQWIQENIAFFGGDPGSVTLFGESAGGCSVSAHVLSPVSKGLFHKAISQSGVAVLNAIFDAHPERLAKVCNGNSDKGKEAGSRTGSNKELGDRWERFWPSPPSLPPSLPLQHTVFFPTAIDGAFYPKSPEALLAEKSFNNVPYIIGFNNHEFGWIIPTMLQFPNFTEGLDKGTANQVLRSSGQFTGVAPKHAHLIADEYLKDTEDPQQLRDHLLELLGDVTFVVPSVLTARAHRDAGYPVYFYEFHHRPSAHAGLKPDFVSADHGDEIGFVLGRPFLAGEGTEEEKKLSKTVMKYWANFARNGNPNGEGLVNWPLYNGDEQYLEIDVTQKAANKLKEYRVGFWTKILPEKIAEKERERTEL; encoded by the exons ATGAGCAAGCCgcctctcctgctgctgctcgcCCTGGTCGCCTCGGCCTCCTGGCGGGGACCCGCTTTGGCCGCGGAAG GCCAACCTGCGGCTCCTCCTGAAGTGCTGACGGCCCTTGGGAGACTCCGAGGCCGGCAGGTCAACGTCCCTGGTGCCGAACGGAGGGTCGATGTTTTCCTCGGAGTTCCTTACGCAAAAGCACCCGTCGGACCGCTGCGCTTTTCCCCTCCACAGCCGGCGGAGCCCTGGCGTGAGCTCAGAAGCGCCACCTCCTACCCACCGAT GTGTTTGCAGGATCCAGGGGTAGCACAAAGGCTATCTGATGCTTTCACCAACGAAGAAGAAAAAGTCTCCTTAAGGAATTCTGAGGATTGTTTGTACCTGAACATCTACACACCCACCCGTTCAGACAGCAAAGTGAGGTTACCG GTGATGGTCTGGATCCATGGAGGAGGGCTCCTGCTGGGCGCAGCCTCCACATACGATGGCTCAGCATTAGCCGCTTATgaaaatgtggtggtggtggccatcCAGTACCGGCTGGGTATTCTTGGTTTTTACAG TACTGGTGATGAACATTCACATGGAAACTGGGGATTCCTGGACCAAGTGGCAGCTCTCCAGTGGATCCAGGAGAACATTGCATTCTTTGGAGGAGATCCAGGATCTGTGACTTTATTTGGAGAGTCCGCAGGAGGTTGCAGTGTTTCTGCCCAT GTCTTGTCGCCAGTGTCAAAGGGCTTGTTCCATAAAGCCATCTCTCAAAGTGGTGTTGCTGTCCTAAATGCCATCTTCGATGCACACCCAGAAAGGTTGGCAAAGGTATGTAACGGGAATTCTGACAAAGGGAAAGAAGCTGGCAGTAGAACTGGTTCCAATAAAG AGTTAGGAGATAGATGGGAG AGGTTTtggccttcccctccctccctccctccctccctccctctccagcaCACTGTGTTTTTCCCTACAGCAATTGATGGTGCATTTTATCCAAAAAGTCCTGAGGCCCTGCTAGCAGAGAAAAGCTTCAACAATGTTCCATATATCATAGGTTTCAATAACCATGAATTTGGATGGATCATTCCTACG ATGCTGCAGTTTCCGAATTTCACTGAGGGCCTTGACAAGGGGACAGCAAACCAAGTGCTCCGTAGCTCAGGCCAATTCACG GGTGTTGCTCCAAAACACGCACACCTCATTGCCGATGAATATCTGAAAGACACTGAGGACCCTCAACAACTCAGGGACCACCTTCTGGAATTATTGGGGGATGTGACGTTTGTGGTTCCAAGCGTGTTGACAGCAAGAGCCCACCGAG ATGCCGGCTACCCAGTCTACTTCTATGAATTCCATCACCGTCCGAGCGCACATGCTGGCCTCAAGCCAGACTTTGTTTCTGCAGATCACGGTGATGAAATTGGCTTTGTCCTTGGCAGGCCCTTCTTGGCAG GTGAAGGTACTGAAGAGGAGAAAAAGCTGAGCAAAACAGTTATGAAGTACTGGGCTAATTTTGCTCGTAACGG AAACCCGAATGGCGAAGGGCTAGTGAACTGGCCCCTATACAACGGGGATGAGCAGTATCTGGAAATCGATGTAACGCAAAAGGCTGCAAACAAACTGAAGGAGTACCGAGTTGGCTTCTGGACAAAGATACTGCCTGAAAAAATAgctgaaaaggaaagagaaagaacagagttgTGA
- the LCAT gene encoding phosphatidylcholine-sterol acyltransferase, with protein sequence MEKWPCSRAALLLLAFFPPGRAFWLFNVLFPPSTTPEAPLSNNTFPVVLVPGVLGNQLEAKLDKPDVVNWMCYRKTEDYFTIWLNLNLFLPLGVDCWIDNTRVVYNRTTRRMYNAPGVHIRVPGFGKTYSVEYLDKSKLAGYLHTLVQHLVNNGYVRDQTVRAAPYDWRIGPNEQEDYFQKLRAMVEEMRVAYDKPVFLLGHSLGNLNLLYFLLQQPQSWKDHFIQGFISLGAPWGGAVKTMKVLATGDDHGIPLVSSIKLREEQRMTTTSPWMLPTMLAWPETHTFISTPFRNYTYQDYWDYFVDVNFEDGWYMWNDTKDLLKGLPPPGVEVFCVYGTGLPTAETYIYDDSFPYEDPVDVVYVDGDDTVSRRSLELCRRWGGQQKEAVHVLELPGVDHFNMVFDNRTLNYINEILLSSSKNMSVAEDEGRAE encoded by the exons ATGGAGAAGTGGCCTTGTTCCAGGGCTGCCCTTCTCCTGCTGGCCTTCTTCCCTCCAGGAAGGGCCTTCTGGCTGTTCAACGTGCTTTTCCCGCCCAGCACCACCCCAGAAGCCCCACTCTCCAACAACACCTTCCCTGTCGTGCTTG tGCCTGGTGTCCTCGGGAACCAGCTGGAGGCCAAGCTGGACAAGCCAGACGTGGTGAACTGGATGTGCTACCGTAAGACAGAAGACTATTTCACCATTTGGTTGAACCTGAACCTGTTTCTACCCCTGGGGGTGGACTGCTGGATTGACAACACCAG GGTGGTATACAATAGGACCACCCGGAGGATGTACAACGCCCCTGGAGTGCATATCCGTGTCCCTGGGTTTGGCAAAACCTACTCTGTGGAATACCTGGACAAGAGCAAGCTAGCCG GTTATCTGCATACCTTGGTGCAACATTTGGTCAATAACGGCTACGTGCGGGACCAGACTGTGAGAGCTGCACCTTATGACTGGAGAATTGGGCCCA ATGAACAAGAGGACTATTTCCAGAAACTGCGGGCCATGGTGGAGGAGATGCGTGTGGCCTACGACAAGCCCGTCTTCCTGCTTGGCCATAGTCTCGGCAACCTCAACCTCCTCTATTTCCTGCTCCAGCAGCCCCAGTCCTGGAAAGACCATTTCATCCAGGGCTTCATTTCCCTGGGAGCCCCGTGGGGAGGAGCCGTAAAAACCATGAAGGTCTTGGCCACAG GAGACGACCATGGCATCCCTCTCGTGTCCAGTATCAAGCTACGAGAAGAGCAGCGCATGACCACCACCAGCCCCTGGATGTTGCCCACCATGTTAGCCTGGCCTGAGACCCACACCTTCATCTCCACCCCCTTCCGCAACTACACCTACCAGGACTACTGGGACTACTTCGTTGACGTGAACTTTGAGGATGGCTGGTACATGTGGAACGACACCAAGGACTTGCTGAAAGGGTTGCCCCCGCCGGGCGTGGAGGTCTTCTGTGTGTATGGCACAGGGCTCCCCACAGCAGAGACCTACATCTATGATGACAGCTTCCCCTATGAGGACCCAGTGGATGTTGTGTATGTGGACGGCGATGACACAGTCAGCAGGCGCAGCTTGGAGCTGTGCAGGCGGTGGGGTGGCcaacagaaggaggcagtccatGTGCTGGAGCTGCCTGGCGTGGACCACTTCAACATGGTCTTTGACAACCGCACCCTCAACTACATCAATGAGATCCTGCTCAGCAGCTCCAAAAATATGTCTGTTGCAGAAGATGAAGGCCGAGCTGAGTGA
- the CIAO2B gene encoding cytosolic iron-sulfur assembly component 2B — protein sequence MVFSLILVSDSSAMVGPAFPVPGAPGAGGSLENANPLIYRRQGERPITAREEDGDLPDAIDAREIFDLIRSINDPEHPLTLEELNVVEQVRVKVNDTESTVSVEFTPTIPHCSMATLIGLSIKVKLIRSLPERFKVDVHITQGTHASEHAVNKQLADKERVAAALENTHLLEVVNQCLSGRP from the exons ATGGTGTTTAGTCTtatactcgtgtccgactcttccgcCATGGTGGGCCCGGCTTTTCCCGTCCCGGGGGCACCAGGCGCCGGGGGCTCCCTGGAGAATGCCAACCCGCTCATCTACCGGCGTCAGGGCGAGCGGCCCATCACGGCGCGCGAGGAGGACGGCGACCTGCCCGACGCCATCGACGCCCGGGAGATCTTCGAT CTGATCCGGTCAATCAATGACCCAGAGCACCCCTTAACGTTGGAAGAGCTGAATGTAGTGGAGCAGGTCAGAGTTAAG GTCAATGATACTGAAAGCACTGTCTCGGTGGAATTCACTCCGACGATTCCTCACTGCAGCATGGCAACACTCATTGGCCTTTCAATCAAGGTGAAGTTGATCAGATCCCTCCCTGAAAGATTTAAG GTGGATGTCCACATCACACAGGGAACCCATGCCTCAGAGCATGCAG TAAACAAGCAACTGGCTGACAAGGAGAGAGTGGCTGCCGCCCTGGAAAACACCCACCTGTTGGAAGTAGTGAATCAGTGCTTGTCTGGACGACCGTGA
- the MATCAP1 gene encoding microtubule-associated tyrosine carboxypeptidase 1 isoform X1 — MVLDSGSASYRQPPDPDVFGAELQQQRRGGKKGSSPPPYNGLRIYPFLSPSLSLESDSSGSTPRTKLPPKSKCLRSRPVPPPLGVCPTFQNPCSWMRRSESICAINQRDRARGQIRSTTSLPHIPKAGAETSARGGRKSPCLLVALRPMNVEEERARFFQSSYTYNPQFEYEEPLPETVLEKYKGASGQFISQAIGIINAVLEKYGTYESFEATNGGKLLSKSQIWSIIRKYMQKEGCSGEVVVQLTEDLLSQAVMMVENSRPTLAINLSGARQNWLEGMLRHEIGTHYLRGVNNAHQPWHSLEGRKQYGLKPANPTEEGLASLHSVLFRKQPFLWRAALLYYTIFQAGRMSFCALFHDLERYVQDPGVRWEYCVRAKRGQADTSGPGCFSKDQVYLDGILRILRHRQTIDFPLLAALGKVSYEDVDHLKQYGALEKARIPHFMQDTERYMQQLDHIVATNCLSDEELEQLLPA, encoded by the exons ATGGTGCTTGACTCGGGTTCAGCATCCTACCGACAGCCGCCagacccagatgtttttggggcAGAGCTGCAACAGCAGAGGCGAGGTGGTAAGAAGGGCAGCTCCCCTCCGCCATATAACGGCTTGCGGATCTATCCCTTCTTGTCGCCTTCCCTTTCTCTGGAGTCAGATTCTTCTGGCTCAACCCCAAGGACCAAGCTGCCACCCAAATCCAAGTGCCTCCGCAGCCGCCCGGTTCCCCCACCTTTGGGTGTCTGCCCTACCTTCCAGAACCCCTGTAGTTGGATGCGCCGGAGCGAGAGCATCTGTGCCATAAACCAGCGAGATCGGGCAAGGGGTCAAATCCGCAGCACCACATCCCTACCTCACATCCCCAAAGCTGGAGCAGAGACGAGCGCCAGAGGTGGGAGAAAAAGCCCTTGTTTGCTCGTGGCTCTGCGGCCGATGaatgtggaggaggagagagccAGATTCTTCCAGTCCTCTTATACCTATAACCCTCAGTTTGAATATGAGGAGCCTCTCCCTGAAACCGTGCTGGAGAAATACAAAGGTGCTTCTGGGCAGTTTATTTCACAG GCGATTGGAATCATCAATGCCGTCCTGGAGAAATATGGTACCTATGAGAGCTTTGAGGCGACCAATGGAGGGAAGCTGCTCAGCAAAAGCCAGATCTGGTCCATCATCAGGAAGTACATGCAGAAGGAAGGCTGCTCTGGAGAG GTGGTGGTTCAGCTCACAGAGGACCTGCTGTCCCAGGCAGTGATGATGGTGGAAAACAGCCGACCCACCTTAGCCATCAACCTCTCTGGAGCTCGTCAGAACTGGCTGGAAGGCATGTTGCGTCATGAAATAG GCACTCACTACCTCCGTGGAGTGAACAACGCCCACCAGCCCTGGCACAGCCTGGAAGGCCGCAAGCAGTACGGCCTGAAGCCAGCCAACCCCACCGAGGAAGGTCTGGCCAGCCTGCACAGTGTCCTCTTCCGGAAGCAGCCCTTCCTGTGGCGAGCCGCCCTTCTGTACTACACCATCTTCCAGGCCGGCCGCATGTCCTTCTGTGCACTTTTCCATGATCTGGAGCGCTACGTGCAGGACCCAGGGGTGCGATGGGAGTATTGCGTGCGGGCCAAGCGGGGCCAGGCCGACACCTCAGGGCCAG GGTGTTTCAGCAAAGATCAAGTCTACTTGGATGGAATTCTCCGCATCCTGAGACATCGCCAAACCATTGACTTCCCGTTACTGGCAGCACTGGGGAAG GTCTCGTATGAAGACGTGGATCACCTGAAGCAGTATGGGGCTCTGGAGAAGGCTCGGATCCCTCACTTCATGCAGGACACTGAGCGGTATATGCAGCAGCTGGACCACATTGTGGCCACCAACTGCCTCAGCGATGAAGAGCTGGAGCAGCTGCTGCCAGCCTGA
- the MATCAP1 gene encoding microtubule-associated tyrosine carboxypeptidase 1 isoform X2 yields the protein MVLDSGSASYRQPPDPDVFGAELQQQRRGGKKGSSPPPYNGLRIYPFLSPSLSLESDSSGSTPRTKLPPKSKCLRSRPVPPPLGVCPTFQNPCSWMRRSESICAINQRDRARGQIRSTTSLPHIPKAGAETSARGGRKSPCLLVALRPMNVEEERARFFQSSYTYNPQFEYEEPLPETVLEKYKGASGQFISQAIGIINAVLEKYGTYESFEATNGGKLLSKSQIWSIIRKYMQKEGCSGEVVVQLTEDLLSQAVMMVENSRPTLAINLSGARQNWLEGMLRHEIGTHYLRGVNNAHQPWHSLEGRKQYGLKPANPTEEGLASLHSVLFRKQPFLWRAALLYYTIFQAGRMSFCALFHDLERYVQDPGVRWEYCVRAKRGQADTSGPGEEEQWRAGRSGALKQAQRWYLQPSAQPLTNGVSAKIKSTWMEFSAS from the exons ATGGTGCTTGACTCGGGTTCAGCATCCTACCGACAGCCGCCagacccagatgtttttggggcAGAGCTGCAACAGCAGAGGCGAGGTGGTAAGAAGGGCAGCTCCCCTCCGCCATATAACGGCTTGCGGATCTATCCCTTCTTGTCGCCTTCCCTTTCTCTGGAGTCAGATTCTTCTGGCTCAACCCCAAGGACCAAGCTGCCACCCAAATCCAAGTGCCTCCGCAGCCGCCCGGTTCCCCCACCTTTGGGTGTCTGCCCTACCTTCCAGAACCCCTGTAGTTGGATGCGCCGGAGCGAGAGCATCTGTGCCATAAACCAGCGAGATCGGGCAAGGGGTCAAATCCGCAGCACCACATCCCTACCTCACATCCCCAAAGCTGGAGCAGAGACGAGCGCCAGAGGTGGGAGAAAAAGCCCTTGTTTGCTCGTGGCTCTGCGGCCGATGaatgtggaggaggagagagccAGATTCTTCCAGTCCTCTTATACCTATAACCCTCAGTTTGAATATGAGGAGCCTCTCCCTGAAACCGTGCTGGAGAAATACAAAGGTGCTTCTGGGCAGTTTATTTCACAG GCGATTGGAATCATCAATGCCGTCCTGGAGAAATATGGTACCTATGAGAGCTTTGAGGCGACCAATGGAGGGAAGCTGCTCAGCAAAAGCCAGATCTGGTCCATCATCAGGAAGTACATGCAGAAGGAAGGCTGCTCTGGAGAG GTGGTGGTTCAGCTCACAGAGGACCTGCTGTCCCAGGCAGTGATGATGGTGGAAAACAGCCGACCCACCTTAGCCATCAACCTCTCTGGAGCTCGTCAGAACTGGCTGGAAGGCATGTTGCGTCATGAAATAG GCACTCACTACCTCCGTGGAGTGAACAACGCCCACCAGCCCTGGCACAGCCTGGAAGGCCGCAAGCAGTACGGCCTGAAGCCAGCCAACCCCACCGAGGAAGGTCTGGCCAGCCTGCACAGTGTCCTCTTCCGGAAGCAGCCCTTCCTGTGGCGAGCCGCCCTTCTGTACTACACCATCTTCCAGGCCGGCCGCATGTCCTTCTGTGCACTTTTCCATGATCTGGAGCGCTACGTGCAGGACCCAGGGGTGCGATGGGAGTATTGCGTGCGGGCCAAGCGGGGCCAGGCCGACACCTCAGGGCCAGGTGAGGAAGAGCAGTGGCGCGCAGGGAGGAGCGGGGCCCTGAAGCAGGCCCAGCGGTGGTACCTCCAGCCTTCTGCCCAACCCTTAACAAAT GGTGTTTCAGCAAAGATCAAGTCTACTTGGATGGAATTCTCCGCATCCTGA